The Candidatus Hydrogenedentota bacterium DNA segment AGCGCGGAACCGTACCGGGCTGTCCAGAACAAGATCTTCCGCACCGCGGTGGAAGAGAAGTATTCGGACGTTCTGGACTTCTCAATCACCGATGCCCAGCAGGACAACGCCAAGCAGATCTCCCAGATCGAGAACATCATTCTGCAGGGAGTCGACTTACTGATTGTGGCGCCGAACGAGGCGGCCCCTTTGACGAAGGTGGTTCGGAAGGCGCATGAGTCCGGCATCAAAGTTATCTGCCTCGAGCGGGACCTCGCGGAGCCTGTCTACGACATGTTTGTTGGCGCGGATAACGTTGTGATCGGGGAGATGGCGGGACAATATATAAAGGAATACCTCGAATCCAAATCTATTGCGAACCCCATCGTGGTCGAAATGAAAGGGCTTCTGGGCACCAAGCCGCAGGAGGAACGTCACGAAGGGGCAAGGAAATACATCGACACCGTAACGGGGGTGAAAGTGGTCGAAGAAGTGGCAAACTGGCTCCAGAGCGAAGCGAAGAATCGCATGGAGACTCTGCTGCAGGCCAATCCCAGGATCGACGCTGTATACGCACACAACGACCCGATGGCTGTTGGCTGTTTTCTGGCCGCCCGGGAAGCTGGACGCGAAAAGGAAATGATCTTCGTCGGGGTGGACGGTCTGGGCGGAGATGCCGGCGGAATCAAGAAGGTGATTGACGGCGTGTTGCAGTGCACGTTTGTCTATCCCCCGTGCGCTTCAGAAGCCCTTGATTACGCGGTCGCCATGCTCAAGGGAGAGGAGGTCCCGGCTCGGGTAATTCTCGAACCTTCCAAGATCACCAAAGAGAACGCATCCGAATGGTACGAAAAGGCCACCATCGAGTAGGCATACGCGGGGCGCGCGCAGGGGCCATATCGAGCCCGTCCTGCTGGGTCGCGCTCCTGTTTGCGCTGATCTCCTCCGGCTGCGGAATGTCCATGCACGACGCCGTAGCCGCCGGCGAACTGACTGAGATACAAGAGATGCTCGCCCGGAATCCCGGCGCCATTGAAAGCCGGGATGGTCTGGGCAAGACGCCGCTGTTCTTCGCCGTCACGTATGGGCGTGAGGACATGATGGACCTCCTGATCGAACGAGGCGCCGATGTGAACGCGCATGACAAGACCGGTCTGACGCCGCTTCATGTCGCGGCGTTCATGAGCCGGCCGGCCTGCGCCGAAAAACTCCTCAAGGCGGGCGCGCGCATCGACGCTACGGACAATTTCGGGGATACCCCTCTTCATTCGGCGGCCATGCATGGCATGACCGGAATGATTGGGTTCCTCGTTAGACGCGGCGCCGATCTCGACGCCGTGAACAATAACGGTGAGACTCCCTTGGCCCTCGCGGTGAAGCATGAACAGGAACGCGCCGTTGAGACACTCGAGAAACTCCTGAAAGCGCGGGAGTAAGATGGGTGCTGCCGGGGGCGGCGCTGGTTCCTGACGGGTACGGGTGAATTCTGATAGACTATCCTGCAGGAGAGCTGGATGAAGGGTACGAAAAACGATGTTGTTACCGTATACACCGATGGTGGCTGTGAGCCGAATCCCGGCCGCGGAGGATGGGGAGTCGTCCTCGTCTATAAAGGGAAGGTAAAGGAGCTTTCGGGCCACGAAGATGTGACTACGAATAACCGCATGGAGCTTACGGCGGCCGTGAAAGCACTGGAGGCTCTTCGCAGGCCGTGTCGTGTCGCTCTGCATACCGATTCGCAGTATCTGCAGAAAGGCATAACCGATTGGATGCGGAGGTGGAAACGAAACGGATGGCGCACCCGAGGCGGAGCGGTGAAGAACCAGGATCTTTGGCAACGCATTGACGACCTTACGAACACCCACGATGTCAAATGGCACTGGGTGCGCGGACATGCGGGAGACCCCTTTAACGAACGCTGCGATGCGCTGGTGCGTGAGGCCCGCATCCGGCGCTGAAACGTGAGAGAAAATACCGCTGCAATGTCTGATAGAGAGAAAAGCTCCGTTGCAAGTCACCCCGTGCCAAGGAAGAGAACAGAGGATCTGACCCTGTGCCTTATCTTCATTCTCATCGGGATGGGCGGCATCCTCTTTTCCAGGCGCTGGGATGACCCGGTATTGCACAGAATCACCCTGTTGCTCTCCGTTGCGTTGCCTGTTTTTGGCATCGGCAATTTTCTAGCCCGGCTTCACGTAACCGGTCTACAGAAGTTCCTCCTGGTCGCGGGGGTCCTCATCTTGATCGTAGGGGGGATGGCCACCGTAGCCGATTTTCCCGGCACCTTCATTGATTCCGCGGAGATCCCAGCCAAGACTCGCGACTTCGCCCGCTGGGCGGGAGCACTAGGTCTGTTCGCCGGACTTGTCGCAATTCTCTTTGCCGTAGTTCGCGGCGAGGAAGAACTGGCCGAGATCGGCGACCGGTTTCGGCATCTGACCGACCACATGAGCGAAGGGTTCACCGTAGCTTCTCCGGATGGAACCATCTTGTTTGTGAACCGGCGCTTTCTGGAGATGACTGGTCTGAACCGGGACGCCGTCCTTGGGCGAAATGCCTTTGAAATCGTTAGAGAGCTCAACCAGGAAGCGATGCTCGAGCACATGGAGCGGCGAAAACAGCACTTGGCATCGGAGTATGTTGTCAATCACAAGGTCGGGGGCGACGAACGGCATTTCGCGATAAGCGGGACACCTATCTTCAACCGCCAGGGAGAACATGCCGGAACCGTTGCTATTTTTCGAGATGTGACAGAGCAGGTCAGGCTTTCACGGAGCTTGGAGAAGTACGCGGAGGATCTCCAGCGGCTCGTGGAGGAACAGACACGCCAATTGCGCGAGTCCGAGGAACGGCTTCGAGGGCTGTTGGTGCGCATGAACGAGGGCTTTCTAACCTT contains these protein-coding regions:
- the rnhA gene encoding ribonuclease HI; its protein translation is MKGTKNDVVTVYTDGGCEPNPGRGGWGVVLVYKGKVKELSGHEDVTTNNRMELTAAVKALEALRRPCRVALHTDSQYLQKGITDWMRRWKRNGWRTRGGAVKNQDLWQRIDDLTNTHDVKWHWVRGHAGDPFNERCDALVREARIRR
- a CDS encoding substrate-binding domain-containing protein; this translates as SAEPYRAVQNKIFRTAVEEKYSDVLDFSITDAQQDNAKQISQIENIILQGVDLLIVAPNEAAPLTKVVRKAHESGIKVICLERDLAEPVYDMFVGADNVVIGEMAGQYIKEYLESKSIANPIVVEMKGLLGTKPQEERHEGARKYIDTVTGVKVVEEVANWLQSEAKNRMETLLQANPRIDAVYAHNDPMAVGCFLAAREAGREKEMIFVGVDGLGGDAGGIKKVIDGVLQCTFVYPPCASEALDYAVAMLKGEEVPARVILEPSKITKENASEWYEKATIE
- a CDS encoding ankyrin repeat domain-containing protein; this translates as MVRKGHHRVGIRGARAGAISSPSCWVALLFALISSGCGMSMHDAVAAGELTEIQEMLARNPGAIESRDGLGKTPLFFAVTYGREDMMDLLIERGADVNAHDKTGLTPLHVAAFMSRPACAEKLLKAGARIDATDNFGDTPLHSAAMHGMTGMIGFLVRRGADLDAVNNNGETPLALAVKHEQERAVETLEKLLKARE